One part of the Dyadobacter sp. 676 genome encodes these proteins:
- a CDS encoding helix-turn-helix transcriptional regulator: MSTATKPNHIGHKIGRIRELRGLKQEVLAHELKVSQQTVSKIEQSETIDEELLEQISKILGVPAEGIKNFSEEAVFNIIANTFHNESVAYVENYKCTFNPLDKLIEAYEENRKLYERLLQSEREKVELLSKK, encoded by the coding sequence ATGAGCACAGCAACAAAACCAAATCATATTGGTCACAAGATCGGCCGCATCCGCGAACTACGCGGACTCAAGCAAGAAGTCCTCGCGCACGAATTGAAGGTTAGCCAGCAAACGGTGTCGAAAATCGAGCAGAGCGAGACTATTGATGAAGAATTGCTCGAACAGATCAGTAAGATACTGGGTGTGCCTGCCGAGGGAATCAAAAATTTTAGCGAAGAGGCTGTTTTCAATATTATCGCCAACACCTTCCACAACGAGTCGGTGGCCTACGTTGAAAACTACAAATGCACTTTTAATCCACTGGATAAACTCATTGAAGCTTATGAAGAAAATAGGAAACTCTATGAGCGTTTGCTTCAAAGTGAACGAGAGAAAGTTGAGCTTCTGAGCAAAAAGTAA
- a CDS encoding relaxase/mobilization nuclease domain-containing protein, whose translation MQADGKLDLDYLINQFNSNHMQNTNLKKFMWHQSFSFAPGEKPGNETIAEISTEFGREFGFEQNQMLVFKHEDSANLHFHIVANRIDSNGKNTSKHFHNYARTGEFCRRMEQRLELVQAPEMRINKRLGLENVLTDKQYLKLKSSVDELLNSAASIDELKAKLLTQGYKTYVGRGIAFYHMQKNIKIKGSDLGRSYSLASIEKRLAQNIGIEVKEQLQQVQKRQKKQGLGI comes from the coding sequence ATGCAGGCAGACGGGAAGCTGGACCTGGACTATTTGATCAATCAGTTTAACAGTAACCACATGCAAAATACGAACCTGAAAAAATTCATGTGGCACCAGTCTTTTAGCTTCGCGCCGGGCGAAAAGCCGGGCAACGAAACGATCGCCGAGATTTCCACGGAATTCGGCAGGGAGTTTGGGTTTGAACAGAACCAGATGCTGGTTTTCAAGCATGAGGATAGCGCCAATTTGCACTTTCATATCGTTGCCAATCGCATTGATTCGAATGGTAAAAACACCTCAAAGCATTTTCATAACTACGCCAGAACCGGCGAGTTTTGCCGAAGAATGGAACAACGGCTTGAATTAGTGCAGGCACCGGAAATGAGGATCAATAAGCGGCTCGGGCTTGAAAATGTCCTGACCGACAAGCAGTATCTGAAACTTAAATCATCCGTTGACGAGCTTCTAAATTCGGCAGCATCGATCGATGAGCTCAAAGCGAAATTGTTAACCCAGGGGTATAAGACTTATGTTGGAAGAGGGATCGCATTCTATCATATGCAAAAAAATATCAAGATTAAGGGCTCCGACTTAGGACGGAGCTATTCGCTAGCCTCCATTGAAAAACGACTGGCTCAAAACATCGGAATCGAGGTAAAAGAGCAGTTGCAGCAGGTGCAAAAAAGACAGAAAAAGCAGGGCCTTGGCATTTAA
- a CDS encoding serine hydrolase domain-containing protein → MKSPLLLVAFSLFARLAYAQTSKVDSMVIGKLKELHVPGLAAAKVENGQVSWTRYYGFQDMEQKIPVTDSTVFHIASISKTITAAAIMQLEAKGYFKLDDDINRSLPFRVVNPLFPAAPIMFRQLLRHRSSITDNTDYLLPFWENEYQGADIPLETFLTDYLSVGGKHYHANKNFAVAEPGSRFEYSNIGFALLGYLVERIAKMPFDQYCRTHLFAPLEMNHTSWLLESPESHRLAVPYLYSDSLGRYQKLPQGKYPDYPAGQLRCTINDLAKFLACWSNDGVYAGKHVIEARSVQLLTPKDVSLGFHTWFMYLLNTETPTYSHSGHGPGISTYMLYDPFSKKGLIVLMNGELSDYFEWRKLIDLLWKS, encoded by the coding sequence ATGAAAAGTCCATTACTGCTTGTTGCATTTTCCCTATTCGCTCGATTAGCTTATGCTCAGACATCAAAAGTTGACTCGATGGTTATCGGGAAGTTGAAAGAGCTGCACGTTCCAGGCCTTGCCGCAGCGAAGGTTGAAAATGGCCAAGTTTCCTGGACGCGCTATTACGGCTTCCAGGACATGGAGCAGAAAATACCCGTGACAGATTCAACGGTCTTTCACATAGCCTCTATTTCTAAGACAATAACGGCTGCGGCCATTATGCAACTCGAAGCAAAGGGATACTTCAAACTGGATGATGACATAAACCGCTCCCTCCCATTCCGAGTTGTGAATCCATTGTTTCCAGCTGCTCCGATCATGTTCAGACAACTGTTGCGGCACCGCTCGTCGATAACAGATAACACGGATTATCTGCTCCCATTTTGGGAGAATGAATATCAGGGTGCCGATATCCCATTGGAAACGTTTCTTACAGACTATCTATCTGTCGGGGGCAAACATTATCACGCGAATAAGAATTTTGCCGTCGCTGAACCCGGTAGCAGGTTCGAATATTCCAATATTGGCTTTGCGTTGCTAGGTTATCTTGTCGAGCGAATTGCGAAAATGCCATTCGACCAGTATTGCAGAACGCATCTGTTCGCTCCGCTGGAAATGAATCATACCAGTTGGCTTTTAGAATCGCCCGAATCACATCGGCTGGCGGTGCCTTATCTGTATTCAGACTCACTAGGCCGGTATCAAAAACTGCCCCAAGGCAAATATCCTGATTACCCCGCGGGCCAGCTGCGCTGCACAATAAACGATCTGGCGAAGTTCCTTGCCTGCTGGTCAAACGATGGCGTATATGCTGGCAAGCATGTTATTGAAGCCAGGTCAGTACAACTTCTCACGCCAAAAGACGTGAGCCTGGGATTTCACACCTGGTTTATGTATTTGCTCAACACCGAGACACCCACATACAGCCATAGCGGGCATGGCCCCGGTATATCCACTTACATGCTTTATGACCCGTTCTCAAAAAAAGGGTTGATTGTTTTGATGAACGGAGAGCTTTCCGATTATTTCGAGTGGAGAAAATTAATTGATTTGCTCTGGAAGTCGTAA
- a CDS encoding helix-turn-helix domain-containing protein, with the protein MKNKTPDSGIHNPNTNPTTQDTLPAKMRSDPAASSDHLVDVREAKRLLKRVTAKKLYYHCAKGHLPFVRQSGKLYFSETVLRHWFRRSEYQKDHKINR; encoded by the coding sequence ATGAAAAACAAAACTCCGGATTCGGGGATCCACAATCCCAACACAAACCCCACTACTCAGGATACGCTCCCTGCCAAAATGCGCTCCGATCCTGCGGCCAGCTCTGACCATCTCGTCGATGTGCGCGAAGCAAAGCGGTTGTTGAAAAGAGTCACTGCAAAGAAGCTTTACTACCATTGTGCCAAGGGACATCTGCCATTTGTTCGCCAATCAGGGAAGCTGTATTTCTCCGAGACGGTTCTTCGGCACTGGTTCCGCAGGAGTGAATACCAGAAAGATCACAAGATTAACCGTTGA
- a CDS encoding helix-turn-helix domain-containing protein, with translation MEKKGKQSEESSELFMHQLVTLADLEKFKEQMLSEMRRLLAGGGTQHSKQWLKSREVRKLLDVSPGKLHAMRASRQLAFMRIGGVIYYDRTDIDKMFEKFKIAASK, from the coding sequence ATGGAAAAGAAGGGCAAGCAATCTGAGGAGAGTTCGGAGTTGTTCATGCATCAACTAGTCACTTTGGCGGATCTTGAAAAGTTTAAAGAGCAAATGCTCTCTGAAATGAGACGGCTGCTGGCAGGTGGAGGCACTCAGCATTCCAAACAATGGCTCAAATCTCGGGAAGTAAGGAAGTTACTTGATGTATCACCGGGCAAGCTGCATGCGATGCGCGCAAGTCGTCAGCTTGCCTTTATGCGGATCGGGGGTGTGATTTATTATGATAGAACTGATATCGATAAGATGTTCGAGAAATTCAAAATTGCGGCATCCAAATGA
- a CDS encoding site-specific integrase yields MKSNQKLSILFWLFKAKATKDGKAPIYVRITIDGLDDEISLGKKVHPDDWCNQTKKVTASGMEAKLINIAIDQARTSLTSQFMVLQSQFECITPTMLKNVYKGKPVEDKVDAPQPGSKKQQTLLQAFDEHIEKFELMVQRGMRSDNTLRHWRKLKRHVTAFIKFQYKASDLNFSELSGLFAEELYEYLTLYKPKPLAEVSARKDVKWTRQIVKIGVKKDFITRNPMEGFKCSGGDVEVIPLEFEQVERIHRKKLHVERLAEVRDAFIFQCFTGFAYQDIYGLTRDSITLVGPKRERWLVRKRGKTQVGEMVPILPIVEELIEKYKDHPYCVAHDKLIPVNSNFRYNTYLKELADLCDIRDITGSIRRLDTHDARHFFADMMLNNGVPLEDVSKMLGHRNIRTTMRYCRVRKSRISENVGLVRDRLFTKTGKLRQAS; encoded by the coding sequence ATGAAAAGCAATCAGAAACTTTCGATCCTCTTCTGGCTATTCAAAGCCAAAGCAACCAAAGACGGCAAAGCGCCGATCTATGTCCGGATTACCATCGATGGCCTCGATGACGAAATCTCTCTCGGCAAAAAAGTGCACCCCGATGACTGGTGCAACCAAACCAAAAAGGTTACTGCGTCAGGCATGGAAGCCAAACTGATCAACATTGCTATCGATCAGGCGCGCACCTCGCTGACATCCCAATTCATGGTGCTGCAATCGCAGTTTGAATGCATCACGCCTACGATGCTCAAAAACGTCTACAAAGGCAAACCGGTCGAAGACAAAGTCGATGCTCCCCAGCCAGGATCGAAGAAGCAGCAGACCCTGCTTCAAGCCTTCGACGAACACATCGAGAAATTCGAATTAATGGTTCAACGAGGCATGCGTTCGGACAACACACTGCGACATTGGCGAAAACTTAAAAGACATGTTACAGCTTTCATCAAGTTTCAGTACAAAGCATCTGACCTGAATTTTTCAGAGTTATCTGGTTTGTTTGCCGAAGAGCTCTACGAATACCTGACGCTCTACAAGCCCAAACCGCTCGCTGAGGTATCTGCTCGCAAGGATGTGAAATGGACCAGGCAGATAGTAAAAATCGGCGTCAAAAAAGATTTCATAACGCGCAACCCGATGGAAGGTTTCAAATGCTCCGGCGGCGATGTGGAGGTAATTCCATTGGAGTTCGAACAGGTGGAGCGAATCCACCGAAAGAAATTGCATGTTGAAAGACTGGCTGAGGTGCGCGACGCTTTCATCTTTCAATGCTTTACCGGTTTTGCTTACCAGGACATTTATGGTCTCACTCGTGATAGCATAACGCTTGTGGGTCCGAAGAGAGAAAGGTGGCTGGTTCGGAAACGAGGTAAAACGCAGGTCGGCGAAATGGTACCGATACTGCCTATCGTTGAAGAATTGATTGAAAAATACAAGGATCATCCCTATTGCGTAGCACACGATAAATTGATCCCAGTGAACAGCAATTTCAGGTACAACACCTATTTGAAAGAGCTGGCAGATCTCTGCGATATCCGTGACATCACGGGAAGTATCAGGAGATTAGATACTCATGATGCCAGGCATTTCTTTGCAGATATGATGTTGAATAATGGCGTTCCATTAGAAGACGTCAGCAAGATGCTTGGTCATAGAAACATCAGAACTACGATGCGTTATTGCCGGGTGAGGAAATCGCGCATCAGTGAAAATGTGGGACTGGTAAGAGATCGGTTGTTTACTAAAACCGGGAAACTCCGACAAGCATCCTGA
- a CDS encoding DUF6624 domain-containing protein: protein MAKKDLVGWFFSHEGTRADIDTSVKVSEYSVAQIRHLLSKMEMVDQLYRDRLMSVPGTDQRYLGYVSKLIANDKANQAILTKIIAHMGWPKLSVVGSQGVNAAWLVVWHAKRPYQDRYFPLIKKAHENGEIPDAHFTTLRKKLAPAH from the coding sequence ATGGCAAAAAAAGATCTAGTCGGTTGGTTTTTCAGCCACGAAGGAACGAGGGCCGATATTGACACTTCTGTAAAGGTAAGTGAGTATAGCGTTGCGCAAATCCGCCACCTACTTTCAAAAATGGAGATGGTGGACCAGCTCTACCGGGACAGATTAATGAGTGTACCTGGCACAGATCAACGGTACTTGGGGTACGTTTCTAAGTTGATAGCAAATGACAAAGCCAACCAGGCGATTTTGACAAAGATTATAGCGCATATGGGATGGCCCAAATTAAGCGTGGTTGGAAGCCAAGGAGTCAATGCCGCATGGTTAGTCGTTTGGCATGCGAAGAGGCCGTATCAGGACCGGTACTTCCCATTAATAAAAAAAGCGCATGAAAACGGTGAAATTCCTGATGCTCATTTCACAACACTGAGAAAGAAACTTGCACCAGCTCATTGA
- a CDS encoding Kazal-type serine protease inhibitor family protein — protein MTNYPVSKSVLKIALTMACLACKEDAPEPLNCPDIYRPVCGSNGITYGNSCEAESHGIVSYTNGKCL, from the coding sequence ATGACAAACTACCCGGTCAGCAAGAGCGTTTTAAAGATTGCGTTGACAATGGCATGTCTAGCCTGTAAGGAAGATGCACCGGAGCCACTTAACTGCCCGGATATTTACAGGCCGGTTTGCGGGTCTAACGGAATAACATATGGGAATAGTTGTGAAGCGGAAAGCCACGGAATCGTCTCCTATACCAACGGAAAGTGCTTGTAA
- a CDS encoding isochorismatase family protein has protein sequence MFNRKALLVIDMQKGSFTEATPRHNTEGVVQIINLLAAVFREQSWPVLFIQHDGSTMNEFVPFTTEWELLDELKIDNDDIRIDKYANDVFYRSELKKRLDLLAVNELVITGCATDFCVESTVQSAVSKDYNVTVIEDGHTTGDRPGLRAHQVIDHYNWVWKNMIPTKGKIEVLPHHLFLQQILND, from the coding sequence ATGTTCAATAGAAAAGCGCTTCTGGTAATTGATATGCAAAAAGGCTCATTTACAGAAGCCACGCCTCGTCACAACACCGAAGGAGTCGTGCAGATAATCAATTTGCTTGCAGCGGTCTTTCGCGAGCAATCTTGGCCCGTGTTGTTTATTCAGCATGATGGTAGCACAATGAACGAGTTCGTGCCCTTTACTACTGAGTGGGAATTGCTGGACGAGCTGAAAATTGATAACGATGATATCCGCATTGACAAATATGCCAATGACGTATTCTATCGCTCCGAACTCAAAAAGAGACTGGACCTGCTAGCTGTTAACGAATTAGTTATCACAGGCTGCGCCACAGATTTCTGTGTAGAATCCACGGTTCAGTCAGCGGTTTCCAAGGATTATAACGTAACCGTCATCGAAGATGGTCACACTACCGGCGACAGACCGGGTCTGAGAGCCCATCAGGTGATTGACCACTACAATTGGGTATGGAAGAACATGATTCCAACAAAGGGAAAAATTGAAGTTTTACCCCATCACTTATTTCTTCAACAGATTCTCAACGATTGA
- a CDS encoding antirestriction protein ArdA codes for MKSLENAPKIYVGTYGQYNNGSLFGKWFDLTDYADVKKFLQDCHEFHRNEFDPELMFQDWENIPDFLISECSLHKEAFAYFEATSEMDKETAEAFEIYCKQINYWPSNGCELEDQIESFRESYQGFFGGSGKDATVEYAYQYIEDTGLLSGVPQSLERYFDYEAFAKDLFLEGYSDHEGHIFTDY; via the coding sequence ATGAAAAGTCTCGAAAATGCTCCAAAAATCTATGTGGGAACCTATGGCCAGTACAACAATGGGTCGCTGTTCGGGAAATGGTTTGACCTGACAGACTACGCAGACGTCAAAAAATTCCTGCAAGACTGCCACGAGTTTCATCGAAACGAATTCGATCCGGAGTTGATGTTCCAGGACTGGGAAAATATCCCGGATTTTTTGATATCAGAATGCAGTCTTCATAAAGAGGCGTTCGCTTACTTTGAGGCAACCAGCGAAATGGACAAAGAGACTGCCGAAGCGTTCGAGATTTACTGTAAGCAGATCAATTATTGGCCATCTAATGGCTGCGAGCTGGAAGACCAAATCGAAAGTTTCCGGGAAAGCTACCAAGGATTCTTTGGAGGCTCTGGGAAAGACGCTACAGTTGAATATGCCTATCAATATATCGAAGACACAGGTTTGTTGTCAGGTGTGCCACAGTCTCTTGAAAGGTACTTCGACTACGAAGCCTTCGCTAAAGACTTGTTTTTAGAAGGATACAGCGATCACGAAGGTCATATCTTCACAGATTATTGA
- a CDS encoding Crp/Fnr family transcriptional regulator, translating to MKDSKPLTLLFDALQSEAFADLKHEFSSLTSPYRVRKGRILVDVGQINDHIYFIHSGVIRTYYHIGGEDVTSRLVADGDMACVAESFFLRQKSNEAIETLEDCLIYSVSYAEYKMLAERHVLISNLIVRILEQRLVNFSERIKLFKSLTVEKRIESYLGQPNSLFRRIPDHYIASYLGTTPATFSRCLKLLLRDKPSQLPVLTFNTIINILAGDLLL from the coding sequence ATGAAAGACTCTAAACCTCTTACGTTGCTTTTCGACGCTTTACAATCGGAGGCTTTCGCCGATTTGAAGCACGAATTTTCTTCACTGACTAGTCCTTATCGAGTTAGAAAGGGACGTATTCTTGTGGATGTCGGACAAATAAACGATCACATTTACTTTATTCATTCCGGAGTTATACGCACCTACTATCACATCGGAGGGGAGGACGTGACATCCCGTTTGGTCGCCGATGGCGATATGGCATGCGTCGCAGAAAGCTTTTTTCTGAGGCAGAAATCTAATGAAGCAATCGAGACGTTAGAGGACTGTTTGATTTATTCAGTTTCATATGCGGAGTATAAAATGTTAGCGGAAAGACATGTTTTGATTTCCAATTTGATAGTGAGAATATTGGAGCAACGGTTGGTCAATTTTAGTGAACGTATTAAATTGTTTAAGTCTCTGACGGTCGAAAAGCGCATCGAATCATACCTAGGTCAGCCCAATTCATTGTTCCGCCGTATCCCAGATCACTATATCGCATCTTACCTTGGGACAACTCCCGCAACATTCAGCCGCTGCCTGAAACTGTTGTTACGGGATAAGCCATCTCAGTTGCCTGTATTGACGTTCAATACGATAATTAACATCTTGGCTGGTGACCTCCTGCTTTGA
- a CDS encoding PQQ-binding-like beta-propeller repeat protein, whose amino-acid sequence MRKLLFILFFSWLQSCNQEKIGTQVDKDGVVTKMPFLWKSRISDGARLSAISRGYLVDGKGLLCVAMKNSTPPEGYGDNFLQLKDIQTGRNIWEWDDLFDKRIANTIRQSIDVQKGRMLLHDGRSRYFVDTDAGKTIWKGKSELPGIGPHASFLDDRYFIKASDPEIMALDIAKDAIYEGNYQNGDLRQIAMPKYSDEYFKKVDGRVDMGGAIVNFHAFKKDGKSYLIIPYAEPGPAVKYSSVRALFGMYNLDTKKWIYDRIPLGISEDGTTASVVPVIDGDFVYMTSRAAVDCYEIMTGKRIWQTRLTETSTTALDMIVDGSNLLVNSGDAKLYCLDKTTGAQRWSLPSSAFASDLYCQDGTVYWIATNALRAADIQSGKMLWNMESPDKHEEGRSDSWFWGFVTGLPAYSGNKGKIYVSTNLNIYAFDAVK is encoded by the coding sequence ATGCGTAAGCTACTATTTATATTGTTCTTCTCCTGGTTGCAGAGCTGCAATCAGGAGAAGATTGGTACCCAGGTCGACAAGGATGGCGTGGTTACTAAAATGCCCTTTTTATGGAAATCTCGTATCTCGGACGGCGCCCGCTTATCAGCAATATCAAGAGGATATTTAGTTGACGGGAAAGGGCTTCTTTGCGTGGCGATGAAAAATTCTACGCCGCCGGAAGGCTATGGTGACAATTTTCTGCAACTTAAAGACATACAAACAGGAAGAAATATTTGGGAATGGGACGACCTGTTCGATAAAAGGATCGCCAACACCATTCGTCAGAGCATTGATGTTCAGAAAGGCAGGATGCTTTTACATGATGGGCGATCCCGGTATTTTGTTGACACGGATGCAGGCAAGACCATATGGAAGGGGAAGAGCGAGCTACCTGGTATTGGCCCACACGCTTCCTTTCTTGACGACCGTTATTTTATCAAAGCGTCCGACCCAGAAATAATGGCCCTCGATATTGCCAAAGACGCTATTTATGAGGGTAATTATCAGAATGGCGACCTGCGACAAATCGCAATGCCGAAGTATAGCGATGAGTATTTTAAGAAAGTTGATGGTCGCGTGGATATGGGCGGTGCGATTGTAAACTTTCATGCATTCAAAAAGGACGGGAAAAGCTACTTGATCATACCCTACGCAGAGCCGGGTCCGGCAGTGAAATACTCTAGCGTACGTGCACTGTTCGGTATGTACAATTTGGATACAAAGAAATGGATATATGACCGAATTCCTCTGGGTATTAGCGAAGACGGCACAACTGCGAGTGTCGTGCCTGTTATCGATGGGGACTTTGTTTACATGACTTCACGCGCCGCTGTAGATTGTTATGAGATTATGACAGGCAAAAGGATTTGGCAAACTCGGCTTACGGAAACCAGCACAACAGCCCTGGATATGATTGTTGACGGCTCTAATCTACTCGTTAACTCGGGCGATGCCAAATTGTACTGTCTGGATAAAACGACGGGGGCACAACGCTGGTCGCTACCATCAAGCGCATTTGCAAGCGATCTCTACTGCCAAGATGGCACGGTGTATTGGATCGCTACTAATGCGCTGCGGGCTGCTGATATACAGTCGGGGAAAATGTTGTGGAACATGGAATCGCCGGACAAACATGAAGAGGGACGTTCCGACTCCTGGTTTTGGGGATTTGTTACCGGATTACCCGCATATAGCGGAAACAAAGGTAAAATATACGTGAGTACGAATTTAAATATCTATGCCTTTGATGCTGTAAAATAG
- a CDS encoding phytanoyl-CoA dioxygenase family protein, with product MINYDDVQSQFASDGFFVLNEVFTGEEVKMLLETISNADASNDTFRQNGDLFAIRQFVKEIPQIQLQVMNQRLDHLIDRLFGNDYFIIKSIYFDKPEKSNWFVPYHQDLTISVDKKGDYPGFGPWTVKQGQFAVQPPLEILEDNFTIRIHLDDTDQTNGALRVVPGSHAKGVYRAEDIDWSAEREVICNVPSGGIMLMKPLLLHASSRTTSNHRRRVIHIEFGRKPLPEGLCWSEFASISSMPN from the coding sequence GTGATCAATTATGACGACGTCCAAAGCCAATTCGCCAGCGATGGCTTTTTTGTACTCAATGAGGTTTTTACTGGTGAGGAAGTTAAAATGTTGCTGGAAACTATTTCTAATGCCGATGCCAGTAACGATACATTTCGTCAGAATGGCGATTTATTCGCAATCAGGCAGTTCGTAAAAGAAATTCCGCAGATTCAATTGCAGGTTATGAATCAGCGGCTGGACCATTTGATTGACAGGCTTTTCGGAAACGATTACTTTATCATTAAATCTATCTATTTCGATAAGCCAGAAAAGTCGAACTGGTTTGTGCCTTATCACCAGGACCTTACCATCTCGGTCGACAAAAAAGGTGATTATCCCGGCTTTGGGCCATGGACTGTAAAGCAAGGGCAATTTGCCGTTCAGCCGCCATTGGAGATCTTGGAAGATAATTTTACGATCCGGATTCACCTGGATGATACCGATCAAACAAACGGGGCCCTCCGGGTGGTGCCAGGATCCCATGCCAAAGGAGTGTACCGCGCCGAGGACATCGACTGGTCTGCCGAGCGTGAGGTTATCTGCAATGTCCCGAGTGGCGGAATCATGTTAATGAAGCCGCTATTGCTTCATGCTTCGAGCCGCACAACTTCTAACCATCGCCGTCGTGTGATACACATAGAATTTGGCAGAAAACCATTGCCCGAGGGGCTCTGTTGGTCTGAATTCGCCAGTATTTCTTCGATGCCGAACTGA
- a CDS encoding protease inhibitor Kazal-type, giving the protein MRVRKFLRAPFLLPVLLAAAVSSCHGDKDPDPSCQEQPRNDSGCYHIYHPVCGCNGKTYGNECEALAHGITSYQSGECSKSK; this is encoded by the coding sequence ATGAGAGTTCGAAAATTTCTACGCGCTCCATTTCTGCTGCCGGTACTCCTGGCAGCAGCGGTTTCAAGTTGCCACGGAGACAAAGATCCTGATCCCAGCTGTCAAGAACAGCCGCGAAATGACTCCGGATGTTATCATATTTACCATCCTGTCTGCGGCTGTAACGGCAAAACATATGGCAACGAATGTGAAGCGCTCGCCCATGGCATTACTTCCTACCAAAGCGGTGAGTGTTCAAAATCCAAATAG